A single region of the Hylaeus volcanicus isolate JK05 chromosome 5, UHH_iyHylVolc1.0_haploid, whole genome shotgun sequence genome encodes:
- the LOC128876280 gene encoding myosin-3 isoform X1: MGAAGSSSSGHPPSAPLRPRSEETFIYGTEESCCPEYTNENIRQRTRTSAFDVGEEPRSQGPSPYATFRGEEWCSQRPSAPSLSNLPPPRRETLLTYAAQMTGWQTAEGHSPSFSQQHQEAMELSRAITQLAMANQQLATAHTATLAHLEELYMDLRRERELRKRGFASCMLDEASKKRLTIEQEGDDEDDEERQSMELRLDRLENLQTDDRDTCQTRQRNLRQGDDKKLRSRLEKLERTDDRQGCMGVRRSTENMDARDVDHDRVLSSIDVPECKSESQPLVSRVETTDDEGRTRSVCRIRITHGGQAYDPRSGDETDRSTANLHLEKSEEDSTARKETIRLSEEIERLKGERLEYRSMNERLASDLAVQKAMAEKLTEDYEESKLRREKIESSLQERREEYDNLMEKLDFATKETERLLKEIDAFNTQKDTAEARIFSLEQELQKSLLEKEQIKSMENQKILKLKAQLSEEVSDKKKQIKALEEALDEIQRLKETIKTERKSDDDDASREDVDDLQASPATDRANNIEEFKKELTLKREARQRAITAVSSEMERLRRELDAEKEAHSETSRVLDLLRSAQNDDRTQPQTSETNGSSRKSRIRDQKPDEHELAMKRVEAQRLTSVLKVSDELRNDIRFQIEKVDDLRYQLETEPDQHRYRILSLTEVTNKTRETLHARERCANELKDHLAQILVRLGDRSFLDLKDDVGLECERQLENINSLKSLYNERLKVLTELKEAAVRELADVKERLDHSLKKSECLEEDLRKADEKIDVQDTEISNLESQLGLTKADCRDLQNQMSLINGLFTQMLLGASSADMDLDRLTQLLQENHDLISDMAREESTEAAALPKLLLDLVEQVEGSKGTQKRIEGEGSGTNGETEKKEDDLQQEDIAHNLPKVWRVLLELLSCHAEGSPSAAAASASDPNICYKSVDTPAGPRLVISVSKTYIRLKELILEKKHLEKEMNRMKQLNTHLESKLGEQEKRLSAVSAELSKTWTIVDRMQAQHQQLHTHEKILRYELQQKRKMLQELKQELEYCREKWESARQKNTNTELEWRSLRREFAARKALAVHDSFNNSAESGFSDERGDDTDEEDDAVEGRLRLGPRRKPRKESPRAPTPDTESEQPTDTELSEPKTGSSATLEQRTPTPETEAELDETEAADVTLNAVSVIASGVPQSISESSQGSLDSLDQALTNVIQNLIAINEPSSSTFASPSAEVDVTDDIAKDESSFSESSTKIDSSLAPRVVSRDPESLISNSDSIALSVQDLAPSSSTGDSCQKIEDTDGEKAKTENLLDSSVSHASTVPSSTSTLSVFTIGPFPQSTVTHSIVKNVHFTDSMITGPSNKCFTPVFGAPLTVVKDRFNETGLSEPSSSCITPSSQEADSRIIEKRGIRSTEGVVDSDSVSVDSSSSLETVKEFPACSPDEAGKKEGSEMGSSRQEENKVATVKTRTPEEALAAREDRLKRLEEQAKWLMNKMNATSRRGSALSTRLEELHEAYGEPPVPPPMPDVLPSRRLRTNLTDLPRQVPESSPAEGTENSNKLISSSNASPSDNAP, translated from the exons ATGGGTGCGGCTGGCAGTAGTAGCAGTGGACATCCTCCTTCGGCACCTTTGAGACCGCGGAGCGAGGAAACATTTATCTACGGGACAGAGGAATCCTGCTGTCCGGAATACACGAACGAAAATATACGACAAAGGACGAGGACTAGCGCGTTCGACGTGGGTGAAGAACCTCGATCGCAg GGTCCGAGTCCTTACGCGACCTTCAGAGGCGAAGAATGGTGCAGTCAAAGACCATCTGCGCCGAGTTTGTCGAACTTGCCACCTCCACGTCGGGAGACTTTG TTGACGTACGCCGCGCAGATGACAGGTTGGCAGACAGCCGAGGGGCACAGCCCTTCGTTCTCTCAGCAACACCAAGAAGCCATGGAGCTTTCGAGAGCGATCACGCAGCTCGCCATGGCCAATCAGCAGTTAGCGACAGCTCACACGGCCACCCTGGCGCATTTGGAGGAGCTGTATATGGACCTCAGGAGGGAGAGGGAGTTGAGGAAACGGGGTTTTGCGTCGTGCATGTTGGACGAGGCCTCGAAGAAAAGACTGACGATCGAGCAGGAAGGGGATGACGAGGATGACGAAGAGAGACAATCGATGGAACTCAGACTCGACAGATTGGAGAACCTGCAGACCGACGATCGCGACACCTGCCAGACTAGACAAAGGAACTTGCGTCAGGGGGACGATAAAAAGCTTCGGTCCAGACTAGAGAAACTAGAGAGAACAGACGATCGACAAGGGTGCATGGGCGTTCGTCGTTCAACGGAAAACATGGACGCGCGCGACGTCGATCACGACAGGGTTCTAAGTAGCATCGATGTACCTGAATGTAAATCAGAAAGTCAACCTTTGGTGAGCCGGGTGGAAACGACGGATGACGAGGGTCGAACAAGATCTGTTTGCAGAATACGTATCACGCACGGCGGACAAGCGTACGACCCGAGGTCCGGCGATGAAACGGATCGCTCGACCGCGAATTTGCATTTAGAAAAGTCTGAGGAGGATAGTACCGCTAGAAAAGAGACGATCAGGTTGTCGGAGGAAATCGAGAGATTAAAGGGCGAACGATTAGAGTATCGATCCATGAACGAAAGATTGGCGAGCGATTTGGCGGTTCAGAAGGCGATGGCGGAGAAGCTGACGGAGGACTACGAG GAATCGAAGTTGCGCCGCGAGAAAATAGAATCGAGCTTACAGGAACGCAGAGAAGAGTACGACAATCTTATGGAGAAGCTTGACTTCGCCACGAAGGAAACCGAAAGGCTGTTGAAGGAAATCGACGCTTTCAATACGCAAAAGGACACTGCGGAGGCAAGGATCTTTAGTCTGGAGCAGGAACTGCAGAAGTCGTTGCTGGAGAAGGAGCAAATTAAGAGCATGGAGaatcagaaaattttgaaattaaaggcGCAGCTGTCCGAAGAAGTTTCGGacaagaagaaacaaataaaagctCTCGAGGAAGCTTTGGACGAGATTCAAAGACTGAAGGAGACTATCAAGACTGAACGAAAAAGCGACGATGACGACGCTTCGAGAGAAGACGTTG ATGATCTGCAAGCGAGTCCAGCAACCGACCGCGCGAACAACATAGAGGAATTCAAAAAGGAGTTGACGCTGAAGAGAGAAGCCAGGCAACGAGCAATCACGGCTGTTTCGTCGGAGATGGAGCGACTGAGGCGTGAATTGGACGCAGAGAAAGAGGCTCACTCCGAGACATCGAGGGTGTTGGATCTTTTGAGGTCCGCTCAGAACGATGATCGGACTCAGCCGCAAACTAGCGAAACAAACGGAAGCTCGAGGAAGTCCAGAATCAGAGATCAGAAGCCGGACGAACACGAGCTAGCAATGAAACGCGTGGAAGCTCAGCGATTGACTAGTGTCTTAAAG GTTTCCGACGAGCTTAGAAACGACATTCGCTTCCAAATCGAGAAAGTGGACGACTTGCGCTATCAACTGGAAACCGAGCCGGATCAGCATCGCTACCGTATCCTGTCTCTGACGGAGGTCACAAACAAGACGCGAGAAACACTACACGCGAGAGAACGTTGCGCCAACGAGCTGAAGGACCATCTCGCGCAGATACTGGTCCGATTAGGGGACAGAAGCTTCCTGGACCTGAAGGACGACGTTGGCCTGGAGTGCGAACGTCAGCTGGAGAACATCAATAGCTTGAAGAGTCTCTACAACGAGAGGCTGAAAGTGCTGACCGAATTGAAAGAAGCAGCGGTCAGGGAGCTCGCGGACGTAAAGGAGAGATTGGATCACTCCTTGAAAAAGTCTGAGTGTTTAGAGGAGGATCTGAGAAAGGCTGACGAGAAG ATCGATGTCCAAGATACCGAGATATCGAATTTGGAGTCTCAGCTGGGACTCACCAAGGCGGACTGCAGAGATCTACAGAATCAGATGTCGCTCATCAATGGGTTGTTCACTCAGATGCTTCTAGGTGCCTCCTCGGCTGACATGGATCTCGATCGACTGACTCAACTACTTCAG GAGAATCACGATCTGATAAGCGACATGGCGAGAGAGGAAAGCACCGAGGCTGCAGCGCTTCCGAAACTTCTTCTCGACTTGGTGGAGCAAGTGGAGGGCAGCAAAGGCACTCAAAAACGTATCGAAGGAGAGGGTAGCGGAACCAATGGCGAGACAGAGAAGAAGGAGGACGACCTGCAACAAGAAGATATAGCTCACAATTTACCCAAG GTATGGCGCGTTTTGTTGGAATTATTGAGCTGTCACGCCGAGGGTAGCCCGTCCGCTGCCGCAGCGTCCGCTTCGGATCCTAACATTTGTTACAAATCCGTCGACACTCCAGCTGGTCCCAGATTAGTGATATCCGTCAGCAAAACGTATATTCGTCTGAAGGAATTAATCCTCGAGAAGAAACACTTGGAGAAGGAGATGAACCGGATGAAACAGCTCAACACACATTTGGAGAGCAAACTCGGCGAACAG GAAAAGAGGCTGTCGGCGGTATCGGCGGAGCTGAGCAAAACTTGGACCATCGTCGATCGAATGCAGGCTCAGCACCAGCAGCTGCACACCCACGAGAAGATTCTGCGATACGAACTGCAACAGAAGCGAAAAATGCTCCAAGAACTGAAGCAGGAGTTGGAATATTGCCGCGAGAAATGGGAGTCGGCCAGACAGAAGAACACCAACACCGAGTTGGAATGGAGAAGCTTGCGACGGGAGTTTGCCGCGAGGAAAGCTCTGGCTGTTCACGATTCTTTCAACAACAG cGCCGAGAGTGGATTCAGCGATGAACGAGGAGACGACACGGACGAAGAGGACGATGCTGTAGAAGGAAGACTTAGGCTAGGTCCTCGGAGGAAGCCGCGAAAG GAGAGTCCTCGAGCACCAACTCCAGATACAGAATCGGAACAGCCGACCGACACCGAGTTGTCCGAGCCAAAAACAGGTTCCTCGGCAACGCTGGAGCAACGAACGCCCACTCCGGAAACGGAAGCTGAACTGGACGAGACCGAAGCAGCGGACGTGACGTTGAACGCGGTGTCCGTAATCGCGTCGGGAGTACCG CAATCGATATCAGAAAGCTCGCAAGGCTCGCTGGATTCCCTGGACCAAGCTTTGACAAACGTCATTCAGAATCTTATAGCAATTAACGAACCAAGTTCGTCGACCTTTGCGAGTCCAAGCGCCGAAGTAGACGTCACAGACGATATTGCAAAGGATGAATCATCCTTCTCGGAAAGCTCCACTAAGATAGACTCGAGTCTCGCACCAAGAGTCGTATCGCGAGATCCAGAATCATTAATTAGCAACAGTGATTCTATAGCGCTCTCCGTACAAGACCTCGCCCCGTCATCAAGCACAGGCGATAGCTGTCAGAAAATAGAGGACACGGACGGTGAGAAAGCAAAGACCGAAAACCTCCTCGACTCGTCTGTATCTCACGCATCCACCGTACCTAGCTCAACCAGCACGTTGTCTGTTTTCACCATCGGGCCCTTTCCCCAGTCCACTGTGACACATTCGATCGTGAAAAACGTTCACTTTACCGATTCCATGATCACCGGTCCGTctaataaatgttttactcCAGTTTTCGGCGCACCGCTGACAGTCGTTAAGGATCGTTTCAACGAAACTGGCTTGTCCGAACCGTCCTCGTCGTGTATTACGCCATCTAGTCAAGAAGCAGACTCAAGAATTATCGAGAAACGCGGCATCAGGTCGACAGAGGGTGTCGTTGACTCCGACAGCGTTTCCGTCGACTCGTCCTCGAGCTTGGAAACGGTCAAAGAATTCCCCGCCTGTTCCCCCGATGAAGCTGGAAAGAAGGAGGGCTCGGAAATGGGATCCTCGAGGCAAGAAGAGAACAAAGTAGCTACGGTTAAGACTCGAACGCCGGAAGAAGCTCTGGCCGCCAGAGAAGATAGATTGAAGAGACTGGAGGAACAAGCTAAGTGGCTcatgaataaaatgaacgcCACCAGCAGAAGAGGCTCCGCGCTCAGCACCAGACTCGAGGAACTTCACGAGGCCTATGGCGAGCCACCTGTTCCTCCTCCTATGCCCGACGTTCTACCTAGTCGAAGATTGAGGACAAATTTAACAGATCTACCTCGCCAG GTACCTGAATCATCTCCCGCCGAAGGTACTGAAAATTCCAATAAGCTCATCTCGAGTTCCAACGCATCACCGTCGGATAACGCGCCTTGA